The Drosophila innubila isolate TH190305 chromosome 3R unlocalized genomic scaffold, UK_Dinn_1.0 2_E_3R, whole genome shotgun sequence genome has a segment encoding these proteins:
- the LOC117791385 gene encoding uncharacterized protein LOC117791385 — translation MTRLLHFISIFVVLMALVLADLVEHIDGPGTNANVTRAVTKVLSRQKRYLAFPDGSSVSAAICLTIGMIGNPDVDYLSWAVNWGVAYNLPNHNWVIQHAHGFAANLTKPIMQRRSRRSFYDEVQSAFDHMGFNGRACVARALCESAKYLHAPGQRGNMLEEMVRTVFSLPTSSVAGHEPQAHHHYDRIYRRSKRQLRDCHELYPGCHFSLLALALGKYSAAPAQFSKYNFM, via the exons ATGACGCGCTTACTCCACTTTATTTCAATCTTCGTCGTTTTGATGGCACTAGTTCTTGCGGATTTAGTCGAGCACATTGATGGGCCCGGGACAAATGCAAACGTCACGAGGGCAGTGACAAAAGTACTTAGTCGACAGAAACGTTATCTGGCATTTCCGGATGGTTCTTCGGTTTCG GCGGCGATCTGTTTGACCATTGGCATGATTGGCAATCCCGATGTGGACTATCTCAGTTGGGCCGTCAACTGGGGTGTCGCCTACAATCTGCCCAACCATAATTGGGTGATTCAACATGCTCATGGCTTTGCAGCCAATCTCACAAAGCCCATTATGCAGCGCCGTTCGCGTCGCAGTTTCTACGACGAGGTGCAGTCCGCATTTGACCA CATGGGCTTTAATGGACGCGCCTGTGTTGCCCGTGCACTCTGCGAGAGCGCTAAGTATCTGCATGCTCCAGGACAACGTGGCAACATGCTGGAGGAAATGGTTCGCACAGTGTTCAGTCTGCCCACGTCATCCGTTGCTGGACACGAGCCACAGGCACATCACCACTACGACCGAATCTATCGACGCTCCAAGCGCCAGTTACGTGACTGCCACGAGCTCTATCCGGGCTGTCACTTCTCTTTGCTGGCACTGGCTCTGGGCAAGTACTCGGCGGCTCCTGCACAGTTCagtaaatacaatttcatgTAA
- the LOC117792738 gene encoding CASP-like protein 4A1 produces MGIRIRNLRLSPLLLLAMLLSLASAGNYSSSSSSSNGSSRAVSYLREKQLHLPHLLQRQKRWLIFELGTSITLTANCAKALVDTIPRGLVLLAEATVIYDMPGSVADWLPRRKKKPILPPPPPPPPPPPPPATAAVVLPAPVIPAPIQPYILPQQPVIVPLSPADPIHSFYFSYPQVAPFLGHRKSYVNNVHSTGCPASNLVKDAYGNYYCRPTAVSQRLRRELERNGANLLNQGQSPHAMLFDLLVMLSELHQYQPRYCIMRTLCESRHLLAPPGQSLFQDIFRILLRYVYPEIAHKPTYRKAFTAGHTLHECAQWYGAHCPQSFLLHFSKHFRSKFEHSFNKKI; encoded by the exons ATGGGAATTCGCATTCGCAATTTGCGGCTTTCTCCGCTGCTGCTTCTGGCCATGTTGTTGTCCTTGGCTAGCGCAGGCAACTACAGTTCCAGTTCTAGCAGTTCGAACGGTTCCAGCCGTGCTGTCAGTTATCTACGTGAGAAGCAGCTACATCTGCCTCATCTGCTGCAGCGCCAAAAGAGATGGCTCATCTTCGAGTTGGGAACCTCAATTACT CTTACTGCCAATTGTGCCAAGGCTTTGGTAGACACAATACCTAGAGGTTTGGTATTGCTTGCCGAGGCAACTGTTATTTATGATATGCCGGGATCTGTGGCGGATTGGTTGCCACGACGCAAAAAGAAACCGATAttaccaccaccgccaccaccacctcctccacctcctccaCCTGCAACTGCAGCCGTGGTTCTTCCTGCACCCGTCATACCAGCTCCAATACAACCCTACATACTTCCCCAACAGCCTGTTATTGTGCCTTTAAGTCCCGCCGATCCCATACATTCCTTTTACTTTAGCTATCCGCAGGTTGCACCATTTTTGGGTCACCGTAAGTCCTATGTGAACAACGTGCACAGCACAGGTTGTCCGGCCTCCAACCTGGTCAAGGATGCGTATGGGAATTACTACTGTCGACCCACGGCGGTATCACAGCGTCTGAGACGAGAGCTGGAGAGGAATGGGGCGAATCTCCTGAATCAGGGACAGTCTCCACATGCTATGCTGTTCGACTTACTCGTAATGCTCTCGGAACT CCATCAGTATCAGCCACGTTACTGTATAATGCGAACACTCTGCGAATCTCGTCATTTGTTGGCACCTCCCGGACAATCGCTGTTCCAGGACATCTTTCGCATTCTGCTGCGCTACGTGTATCCGGAGATTGCCCATAAGCCCACATATCGCAAGGCCTTCACCGCCGGCCATACACTGCATGAGTGCGCACAGTGGTATGGTGCCCACTGTCCCCAGAGTTTTTTATTGCACTTTAGTAAACATTTTCGGAGCAAATTTGAacattcatttaataaaaagatataa
- the LOC117792739 gene encoding uncharacterized protein LOC117792739, whose product MGCTNQADHRKAYKPWLAVLINCLHRWVSLQSLIDVMGYRNWLLRLSPLLLLAILLTFVSAGNYSSSSSRSNGSSHTVSYLREKSLHLPHLLQRQKRWLIFELGTSITLTANCAKALVDTIPRGLTLLAESTVIYDMPGSVADWLPRRKKKPMVPPPPPPPPPPPPPPPPPATPTVPGIPASMQPYILPQQPVIVPLSPADPIQSFYFSYPQVAPILGHRKSYVNNVHSTGCPASNLVKDAYGNYYCRPTAVSQRLRRELERNGANLLKQGQSPHGMLFDLLVMLSELHQYQPRYCIMRTLCESRHLLAPPGQSLFQDIFRILLRYVYPEIAHKPTYRKAFTAGHTLHECAQWYGAHCPQSFLLHFSNHFRSKFEH is encoded by the exons ATGGGCTGTACCAACCAAGCTGATCACAGAAAGGCCTACAAACCTTGGCTAGCTGTGCTCATCAATTGTCTTCATCGATGGGTCAGTCTTCAGTCTCTGATCGACGTTATGGGATATCGCAATTGGCTTCTGCGGCTTTCTCCGCTGCTGCTTCTGGCCATCTTGCTGACCTTTGTCAGCGCAGGTAACTACAGTTCCAGTTCTAGCCGCTCCAACGGTTCCAGTCATACTGTCAGTTATCTCCGGGAGAAATCCTTGCATCTGCCTCATCTGCTGCAGCGCCAAAAGAGATGGCTCATCTTCGAGTTGGGAACCTCAATTACT CTTACTGCCAATTGTGCCAAGGCTTTGGTAGATACTATACCCAGAGGATTGACATTGTTGGCCGAGTCAACTGTTATTTATGATATGCCGGGATCTGTGGCGGATTGGTTGCCACGACGCAAAAAGAAACCGATGgtaccaccaccgccaccgccaccacctcctcctccaccaccGCCTCCTCCACCTGCAACTCCAACCGTACCAGGCATTCCAGCTTCGATGCAACCCTACATACTGCCACAACAGCCTGTTATTGTGCCTTTAAGTCCCGCCGATCCCATACAATCCTTTTACTTTAGCTATCCGCAGGTTGCACCAATTTTGGGCCACCGTAAGTCCTATGTGAACAACGTGCACAGCACAGGTTGTCCGGCCTCCAACCTGGTCAAGGATGCGTATGGGAATTACTACTGTCGACCCACGGCGGTATCACAGCGTCTGAGACGAGAGCTGGAGAGGAATGGGGCGAATCTCCTGAAGCAGGGACAGTCTCCACATGGTATGCTGTTTGACTTACTCGTAATGCTATCGGAACT CCATCAGTATCAGCCACGTTACTGTATAATGCGAACACTCTGCGAATCTCGTCATTTGTTGGCACCTCCCGGACAATCGCTGTTCCAGGACATCTTTCGCATTCTGCTGCGCTACGTGTATCCGGAGATTGCCCATAAGCCCACATATCGCAAGGCCTTCACCGCCGGCCATACACTGCATGAGTGCGCACAGTGGTATGGTGCACACTGTCCCCAGAGTTTTTTATTGCACTTTAGTAATCATTTTCGGAGCAAATTTGagcattaa
- the LOC117791551 gene encoding uncharacterized protein LOC117791551 — protein sequence MSKTWPTLLPVVLLVLGHCQCEFLADAWMKSNELDVFATAAQLATGATGASGVHTNRERNNNNVTLANESEDLDPLAPHAAAASMMPLSQRKLSRGKRFVAFPLGSSASAALCLTTGVIGNPHLLYLSFGLNWGIAYNLPNITWVLNNAHGWNTKKPNAALVKIKRRHRRDVYGNLETMIDSMGYNGRDCILRTLCESRQYFQSTKLNMVGEMMRSIFSLPKQRIFKRELNENADIVHYDNAYRYAHDVDCAQQYDCQFSLLELAFGKYSTPPKNYYAQ from the exons ATGTCCAAAACTTGGCCGACTCTACTGCCagtggtgttgttggtgttgggcCACTGCCAGTGCGAGTTCTTAGCAGATGCCTGGATGAAGAGCAATGAGCTCGATGTGTTTGCCACAGCAgcacaactggcaactggagCCACTGGAGCCAGTGGAGTGCACACGAATCGggagagaaacaacaacaatgtaacGCTGGCAAACGAGTCGGAGGATTTGGATCCTTTGGCACCGCATGCGGCTGCTGCTTCAATGATGCCATTGTCGCAGCGTAAACTCTCGAGGGGTAAACGCTTTGTGGCATTTCCATTGGGTTCATCGGCTTCT GCCGCCCTCTGCCTGACCACAGGCGTCATCGGCAATCCCCACTTGTTGTATCTGAGTTTTGGCCTCAATTGGGGCATTGCCTACAATTTGCCCAATATCACATGGGTCCTAAACAATGCCCACGGCTGGAACACAAAAAAACCCAATGCGGCCCTAGTCAAAATCAAGCGCAGACATCGCCGTGATGTCTACGGTAACTTGGAGACCATGATAGACAG CATGGGTTACAATGGACGGGATTGCATCTTGCGTACGCTCTGTGAGAGTCGTCAATATTTCCAGAGCACCAAATTGAATATGGTCGGTGAGATGATGCGCTCAATCTTCAG TTTACCCAAGCAACGCATTTTCAAGCGTGAACTGAATGAGAATGCGGATATTGTGCACTACGATAACGCTTATCGCTACGCCCATGATGTCGATTGTGCTCAGCAATATGATTGTCAGTTCTCGCTGCTGGAGTTGGCTTTTGGAAAATACTCGACACCGCCGAAAAATTATTATGCCCAATAA